The Perca fluviatilis chromosome 24, GENO_Pfluv_1.0, whole genome shotgun sequence genome has a window encoding:
- the cnppd1 gene encoding protein CNPPD1, whose product MDFDALFNEKTFQFSDFQEFTFLPGHQKLSERVRKRLYYGLDKDVSLDGLSCPVTDIAVEIFQKSAPSPIRKLQKKYAAHVSREACISPCAMMLALVYIERLRHRNPEYLQKISSSDLFLISMMVASKYLYDEGEEEEVFNDEWGAAGKLDVKTVNNLEMNFLNAIEWSLFTEPNDLFDILSQLETSIAERQGMKRGWFTYTDLCVLLEQSAWSQALTAIYQHFTKVSCMLGLVYLTSVAGLIATSAVLHQLSLSRSGQSLLLPPAEISPDLQISNPNAEAPSPALHLPRCVLANNSLNRQPGAIEIGQDHGQSPPSVSSKTSILCLWGSMLASMGHIHPDTDSDMEAPQTWSPVSFFCPGCLASLRPLQCGLRNTSTLVAHGSLDNHHATWLASSLLGWAEPGLNSRYTPPIQLGSCHPESMLPVDKAQALLMPG is encoded by the exons ATGGATTTCGACGCTTTATTTAACGAAAAGACATTTCAGTTTTCGGACTTCCAGGAGTTCACG TTTCTTCCTGGACACCAGAAGTTGAGTGAACGAGTGAGAAAGCGACTGTATTATGGCCTGGACAAAGACGTTTCTTTAGATGGCCTGTCTTGCCCTGTTACAG ATATCGCTGTTGAAATCTTCCAGAAGTCTGCCCCAAGCCCAATACGAAAGCTTCAGAAGAAGTATGCTGCTCATGTTTCCAG GGAGGCTTGCATTTCGCCGTGTGCCATGATGCTGGCTCTAGTTTACATAGAAAGGCTCCGACATAGAAACCCTGAATACCTACAAAAGATCTCCTCCTCTGACCTCTTCCTGATCTCCATG ATGGTTGCCAGCAAGTACCTGTACGATGAAGGGGAGGAAGAAGAGGTTTTCAACGATGAGTGGGGAGCGGCTGGGAAGTTGGACGTCAAAACTGTCAATAACCTGGAGATGAACTTCTTGAATGCCATt GAGTGGAGCCTCTTCACAGAGCCAAATGACTTATTTGATATACTAAGTCAACTGGAAACCAG TATTGCAGAGCGGCAGGGGATGAAGCGTGGCTGGTTCACCTACACTGACCTCTGTGTGCTACTGGAGCAATCTGCATGGAGTCAAGCCCTCACAGCCATCTACCAGCACTTTACCAAG GTTTCATGCATGCTCGGCCTGGTCTATCTGACCAGTGTGGCTGGCCTTATTGCCACCAGCGCTGTGCTGCACCAGCTCAGTCTCTCTCGGAGCGGCCAGTCCCTGCTTCTACCTCCAGCTGAGATTAGTCCGGACCTTCAGATCTCCAACCCAAATGCAGAAGCTCCTTCTCCAGCCCTGCACCTCCCCCGTTGTGTTCTGGCCAACAACAGTCTGAACCGTCAGCCCGGTGCAATTGAAATCGGCCAGGACCACGGACAAAGCCCCCCCTCGGTATCCTCAAAGACATCAATATTGTGTCTCTGGGGCTCCATGCTTGCCTCAATGGGTCACATACATCCTGACACAGATTCTGATATGGAAGCTCCCCAAACCTGGTCTCCTGTCTCCTTCTTCTGTCCTGGCTGTCTTGCATCCCTCCGTCCTCTTCAGTGCGGGCTTAGAAACACCTCAACACTCGTCGCTCATGGCTCCCTTGATAACCATCATGCAACGTGGCTGGCCTCCAGCCTCCTTGGATGGGCAGAACCAGGTCTAAACTCTCGCTATACTCCGCCTATACAGCTGGGATCCTGCCATCCGGAGTCTATGTTGCCTGTCGACAAAGCCCAAGCTCTGCTCATGCCCGGTTAG
- the abcb6a gene encoding ATP-binding cassette, sub-family B (MDR/TAP), member 6a produces the protein MVFIQGYCEANSSISHTWVDEGISPCFYFTLVPTILLTICFFLGTIHCIFYQKYGTAMEPKFIPRSCLYGFQLAISVLLLIQFLGGMVWRAANGGELPGYVVLYGCFSALGWAWAIAVLRVERRRALLMDRTRGHSIALLLFWAVAFSAENLAFISWYSPHWWWGLENNQQQVQLALWLMRYIGTGLLFFIGLKAPGLPRKPYMLLINEDERDVENSGQSLLGRTEDNQSTWQGFRKKVCMLLPYMWPRGNIFLQLLVLFCLILLGIERVINVFVPIYYKNIVNELTDGSSWNALATTVCIYVLLKLMQGGGAGASGFISNLRSFLWIKVQQFTNRVVQVRLFSHLHALSLRWHLGRKTGDVLRSIDRGTSSINSLLSYIVFSIIPTIADIVISIIYFVTYFNAWFGLIVFVCMALYLTLTIIITEWRTKYRRDMNQQDNNAKSRAVDSLLNFETVKYYNAESYEVSRFEDAILKYQVSEWKTQASLAFLNQTQNLIIGSGLLAGSLLCAYFVTEGKFQIGDFVLFGTYIIQLYTPLNWFGTYYRMIQKSFIDMESMFELFEEEEEVKDDVNAGSLLFTQGKVEFENVYFSYTNGKEILRDVSFTALPGQTVALVGPSGSGKSTIIRLLFRFYDVQGGCISIDGQDISKVKQTSLRGHIGVVPQDTVLFNNNIRDNIRYGRISASDQEVEEAALAADIHDKIMTFPEGYDTQVGERGLKLSGGEKQRVAIARTILKAPQIILLDEATSALDTQTERNIQASLAKVCVNRTTVVVAHRLSTIIGADQILVISDGRIAERGRHEELLAKGGLYSDMWMRQQQAQDSDSSSDTETKDRTSEKLQPPSTSSGHHGH, from the exons ATGGTGTTTATTCAGGGCTACTGCGAAGCCAATTCCTCCATCTCCCACACCTGGGTGGATGAAGGCATCTCCCCATGCTTCTACTTCACACTGGTCCCCACCATCCTGCTAACCATCTGCTTCTTCCTTGGTACCATCCACTGCATATTCTACCAGAAATATGGCACCGCAATGGAACCCAAGTTCATTCCACGCTCCTGCCTCTATGGTTTCCAGCTAGCTATCTCTGTCCTTCTCCTGATCCAGTTTCTGGGTGGGATGGTGTGGCGGGCGGCCAACGGAGGAGAGCTCCCAGGCTACGTGGTGTTATATGGCTGCTTCTCTGCGCTGGGCTGGGCTTGGGCTATAGCCGTGCTCAGGGTGGAAAGACGCAGGGCCCTGCTGATGGACCGGACAAGGGGCCACAGCATAGCCCTGCTGCTGTTCTGGGCTGTGGCTTTCTCAGCTGAGAACTTGGCCTTCATCTCCTGGTACAGTCCTCACTGGTGGTGGGGCCTGGAGAACAATCAACAACAG GTGCAGTTAGCCCTGTGGCTGATGCGCTACATTGGCACTGGGCTGCTCTTCTTCATTGGTCTCAAAGCTCCAGGGTTGCCCCGGAAACCCTACATGCTACTGATCAACGAAGATGAGCGGGACGTTGAGAACAGCGGACAG AGCCTCCTGGGCAGAACAGAGGACAACCAGTCTACCTGGCAGGGTTTCAGGAAAAAAGTCTGCATGCTCCTTCCCTACATGTGGCCCCGGGGCAACATCTTCCTCCAGCTGCTGGTCCTCTTCTGTTTGATCCTGCTGGGAATCGAGAGAGTTATTAACGTCTTTGTACCTATTTACTACAAGAATATTG TGAATGAACTGACTGATGGCAGCAGCTGGAATGCTCTGGCTACTACAGTGTGTATTTATGTCCTGCTGAAGTTAATGCAGGGTGGCGGCGCAG GTGCCTCAGGTTTTATCAGTAACCTGCGCTCCTTCCTGTGGATCAAGGTTCAGCAGTTCACCAACCGCGTGGTTCAAGTGCGTCTGTTCAGCCACTTGCACGCCCTGTCCCTGCGCTGGCACCTGGGCCGCAAAACGGGCGATGTGCTGAGAAGCATCGACCGTGGCACCTCCTCCATCAACAGCCTGCTCAG CTACATAGTGTTCAGCATCATCCCGACCATTGCTGATATTGTTATTTCTATTATCTACTTCGTCACTTATTTCAATGCCTGGTTCGGCCTAATCGTCTTCGTCTGCATGGCCCTCTACCTCA CTCTTACCATAATTATCACTGAATGGAGAACCAAGTACAGGCGGGACATGAATCAGCAGGACAACAATGCCAAGTCCAGGGCTGTGGACTCCTTGTTAAACTTTGAGACG GTGAAATACTACAATGCAGAGAGCTATGAGGTCAGCCGTTTCGAGGATGCCATCTTAAAATATCAG GTGTCCGAGTGGAAGACCCAGGCATCCCTGGCCTTCCTCAACCAAACGCAGAACCTCATCATCGGATCAGGCCTGCTGGCAGGCTCCCTGCTCTGTGCCTACTTTGTAACTGAAGGAAAGTTTCAG ATTGGAGATTTTGTTCTCTTTGGTACCTACATCATCCAACTGTACACTCCCCTCAACTGGTTTGGAACCTACTACAG AATGATCCAGAAGTCTTTCATTGACATGGAAAGCATGTTTGAACTTTtcgaagaagaggaagag GTGAAAGATGACGTAAATGCAGGAAGTCTTCTATTCACACAGGGAAAGGTGGAGTTTGAGAATGTTTACTTCAGCTACACCAACGG GAAGGAGATTCTCAGGGACGTTTCCTTCACTGCACTTCCAGGACAGACCGTTGCCCTG GTGGGACCATCAGGCTCTGGGAAGAGCACCATCATACGACTCCTCTTCCGTTTCTATGACGTTCAGGGAGGCTGCATTAGCATCGATGGGCAGGATATATCAAAG GTGAAGCAGACATCTCTGCGAGGTCACATTGGCGTGGTTCCCCAGGATACCGTGCTTTTCAACAACAACATCCGGGATAACATCCGCTACGGCCGCATCTCTGCTAGTGAccaggaggtggaggaggctgCTTTGGCTGCTGATATACATGATAAAATCATGACCTTCCCCGAAG GTTATGATACGCAGGTGGGTGAAAGAGGTCTGAAGCTGAGTGGAGGAGagaagcaaagggtggctatcGCCAGAACGATCCTGAAAGCACCACAGATCATCCTGCTGGACGAG GCCACATCTGCTCTAGACACACAGACGGAACGCAACATCCAGGCCTCGTTGGCTAAAGTCTGTGTCAACCGTACAACAGTCGTTGTAGCTCACAG gttGTCCACCATAATTGGAGCAGACCAGATTCTGGTTATCAGTGATGGCCGGATTGCTGAGCGAGGACG ACATGAGGAATTGCTAGCCAAGGGAGGCTTGTATTCAGACATGTGGATGAGGCAACAGCAGGCCCAGGACTCCGATTCCTCGTCAGACACGGAAACCAAAGACCGAACTTCAGAGAAACTGCAGCCGCCATCAACTTCTTCGGGCCACCACGGCCACTGA